A stretch of Candidatus Sphingomonas phytovorans DNA encodes these proteins:
- a CDS encoding SPOR domain-containing protein — MPLNDSGTVALAFLLVAFGGSEGHAGTPFMAAAPAGGQRVGPTPMAPDSPRAVVPASTLDQEAPPADLPQSTGPRGTSGQEQRYDTVGYAGSFDGGGAAAGSVSVAHATLPVGSYVELTALDTGRTIIALVATQGSGGRIVDLSPAAAQQLGVGEGAPVRVRLVTPSPQDQNALRSGHTASARMDAPQSLLTALRRKLPARMAPVPVRASAPPVPARPARTVAPPPGARYSPPSPEPAKTAPSRSGYLVQVAAFSTRERAQTAARQVGGRIAPAGALFRVQIGPFADAASAKRARDEAARHGYADARILHIE; from the coding sequence ATGCCGTTGAACGATAGCGGCACGGTCGCGCTGGCTTTCCTGCTCGTTGCATTCGGTGGCAGCGAGGGTCATGCGGGAACCCCGTTCATGGCTGCGGCGCCCGCCGGGGGGCAGCGCGTCGGACCAACTCCGATGGCGCCCGATTCTCCCCGAGCAGTGGTGCCGGCATCGACACTCGACCAGGAGGCACCACCGGCGGATCTGCCGCAAAGCACTGGGCCGCGCGGGACGTCAGGGCAGGAACAGCGGTACGACACGGTCGGCTATGCCGGCTCGTTCGACGGTGGCGGTGCGGCCGCAGGATCGGTCAGCGTCGCGCATGCGACATTGCCGGTCGGTTCCTATGTCGAGCTGACCGCGCTCGATACCGGGCGGACCATCATCGCCTTGGTCGCGACACAGGGTTCGGGTGGCCGAATCGTCGATCTGTCGCCGGCAGCCGCGCAACAGCTCGGCGTGGGCGAAGGCGCTCCGGTGCGTGTCCGGCTGGTGACGCCGTCGCCCCAGGACCAGAATGCGCTTCGATCAGGCCACACCGCGTCGGCGAGGATGGACGCGCCACAATCGCTGCTGACGGCGCTGCGCCGGAAGCTGCCCGCTCGGATGGCGCCGGTACCGGTGCGCGCATCAGCTCCCCCGGTGCCCGCACGCCCCGCACGCACTGTCGCACCACCCCCGGGCGCACGCTATTCCCCGCCGTCTCCCGAGCCCGCCAAGACAGCGCCGAGCCGGTCCGGCTATCTCGTCCAGGTTGCTGCCTTCTCGACGCGGGAGCGGGCCCAGACCGCCGCGCGTCAGGTCGGCGGGCGGATCGCCCCGGCCGGCGCCCTGTTCCGCGTCCAGATCGGCCCCTTCGCCGACGCAGCGAGCGCCAAGCGCGCACGTGACGAGGCGGCCCGGCACGGCTATGCCGATGCCCGCATCCTGCATATCGAGTAA
- a CDS encoding lytic murein transglycosylase, which translates to MASGVLAAILCFGASGSAVAQDEAGFQAYLRTLRSQAEARGVSRATLDAVMPGLTLNTRVIELDRAQPGAANNPSAVPNFAPYKAQHVDTARITRGRQAYLAQRGRLARIERETGVPESIMVAIWGHETNYGKVMGGFDLPRALATLAYEGRRRELFADEFISALLMVDRGVPISQLKGSWAGATGGPQFLPSIYLRLARDGDGDGRVDIWTSEADTLASIGNYFANAGWRPGQPWGLAVSVPPGFDRNQIVNRTVSPRCPRVFARHSGWKTMAEWRAMGLVPETRNWPADNVLATLMEPDGPGKTAYLLTGNYRVILDYNCSNFYALSVGLLADAVER; encoded by the coding sequence ATGGCAAGCGGGGTACTGGCCGCGATCCTGTGTTTCGGGGCGAGCGGTTCGGCTGTCGCGCAGGATGAGGCCGGCTTTCAGGCCTATCTGCGTACGCTTCGCAGTCAGGCCGAGGCGCGGGGCGTCAGCCGCGCGACGCTCGATGCGGTAATGCCGGGGCTCACGCTCAATACCCGTGTGATCGAGCTCGACCGGGCTCAGCCCGGCGCGGCCAACAATCCGTCGGCGGTTCCGAATTTTGCGCCGTACAAGGCGCAGCATGTCGACACGGCGCGGATCACGCGCGGGCGGCAGGCCTATCTCGCCCAGCGCGGACGCCTCGCTCGGATCGAGCGCGAGACTGGCGTGCCCGAATCGATCATGGTCGCGATCTGGGGCCATGAAACCAATTACGGCAAGGTGATGGGCGGGTTCGACTTGCCGCGCGCCCTCGCCACGCTCGCTTATGAGGGGCGGCGTCGGGAGCTGTTCGCCGACGAATTCATCTCTGCGTTGTTGATGGTCGACCGGGGCGTGCCGATCTCGCAGTTGAAGGGCAGTTGGGCAGGCGCCACCGGCGGGCCGCAATTCCTGCCGTCGATCTATCTGCGCCTCGCGCGTGACGGGGACGGGGACGGGCGCGTCGATATCTGGACGAGCGAGGCGGATACGCTGGCGTCGATCGGCAATTATTTCGCCAATGCCGGGTGGCGGCCGGGGCAACCGTGGGGCCTTGCAGTAAGCGTACCGCCGGGGTTCGATCGCAACCAGATCGTCAATCGCACCGTTTCGCCCCGCTGCCCGAGGGTGTTCGCGCGGCATAGCGGCTGGAAGACGATGGCGGAATGGCGCGCGATGGGGCTGGTGCCGGAGACGCGCAACTGGCCGGCGGACAATGTTCTGGCGACGCTGATGGAGCCGGACGGGCCGGGCAAGACCGCCTATCTGCTAACCGGCAACTACCGGGTGATCCTCGACTATAATTGCTCGAATTTCTATGCGCTTTCCGTGGGGTTGCTGGCTGATGCCGTTGAACGATAG
- a CDS encoding D-alanyl-D-alanine carboxypeptidase: protein MKKLLAASALAIVLACPGVAAAPDFPTPAPVAFLQDLSTGAILYSKDPDRRMPPASMAKMMTVYVAFDLIRSGELKLDKQIEVSPDTWKKWHGPAAGSTMFLSPGEKVSVENLLKGIVTLSGNDACVVLAEGISGTEEAFANLMNQRAAKLGLTNSHFGNSNGWPDNGVTYVTARDLAKLAAATIQDHPQLYKKFYSLPNFTWGKTLGAGADITQANRDPLLGRVAGADGLKTGHTDEAGYGFTGSAQQNGRRLVMVMAGLTSSNQRIEESVKFMNWGFRAWQSKPLVTKGRKVETAEVQLGDSRTVGLVAPTNLTATLPAGVSPDIQLRVVYDGPIKAPIKAGQHIADLVVTTPDMQPQRLPLVAETDVGEAGFFGRAWAGLKSLFGG, encoded by the coding sequence ATGAAGAAACTGCTCGCCGCCTCCGCCCTCGCGATCGTGTTGGCCTGCCCCGGCGTCGCCGCCGCGCCCGATTTCCCGACGCCGGCACCCGTCGCGTTCCTGCAGGACCTTTCGACCGGCGCGATCCTGTATTCGAAGGACCCGGATCGCCGCATGCCGCCGGCATCGATGGCCAAGATGATGACCGTCTATGTGGCGTTCGACCTGATCAGGAGCGGCGAACTGAAGCTCGACAAGCAGATCGAGGTCAGCCCCGACACATGGAAGAAATGGCATGGCCCCGCAGCGGGCTCGACCATGTTTCTTTCACCCGGCGAAAAGGTGAGCGTCGAGAATCTGCTGAAGGGTATCGTCACCCTCTCGGGGAATGACGCCTGCGTCGTGCTGGCCGAGGGTATCTCGGGGACCGAGGAAGCCTTTGCCAATCTGATGAACCAGCGGGCGGCGAAGCTCGGCCTGACCAACAGCCATTTCGGCAATTCGAACGGCTGGCCGGACAATGGCGTGACCTATGTCACGGCGCGCGACCTGGCCAAGCTAGCGGCGGCGACGATCCAGGATCATCCGCAACTCTACAAGAAGTTCTACTCCCTCCCGAACTTCACCTGGGGCAAGACCCTGGGCGCGGGCGCGGACATCACCCAGGCCAATCGCGATCCGCTGCTCGGCCGCGTCGCCGGTGCCGACGGGCTCAAGACCGGCCATACCGATGAGGCAGGCTATGGTTTCACCGGCTCTGCCCAGCAGAATGGCCGTCGCCTGGTGATGGTGATGGCCGGCCTGACCAGCTCGAACCAGCGGATCGAGGAATCGGTCAAGTTCATGAACTGGGGTTTCCGTGCCTGGCAGTCCAAGCCGCTCGTGACGAAGGGCCGCAAGGTCGAGACCGCCGAGGTGCAGCTCGGCGATTCGCGCACCGTCGGGCTGGTCGCGCCGACCAACCTGACCGCGACGCTGCCCGCAGGCGTCTCGCCCGATATCCAGCTGCGCGTGGTCTATGACGGCCCGATCAAGGCGCCGATCAAGGCCGGCCAGCATATCGCCGACCTGGTGGTGACGACGCCCGACATGCAGCCGCAGCGATTGCCGCTGGTCGCGGAGACCGATGTCGGCGAGGCGGGCTTCTTCGGCCGGGCCTGGGCGGGCCTCAAGAGCCTGTTCGGCGGGTGA